AACAGACAACTGAACAGAATGCCGCCTACCTGCAGGGATATCAGGTAAAGAAAGTAAACATTCAGTAATGAAATCTGTGCAGAGCTCTATGAATAGCCCTACTGTGTGGCAACTCTCCGCGCTCCCCACCCCGGAGCCCCCACACACAGAGAGATCGCCCATGGCTTCCCTCAACCAGATCTCGCCGCCCGGACAGAGCACCGGCGCCGAATCCGGCACCACCAACCGGTCGCTCAAGCGCCACGTGGGCCTCATCGGCCTCATGTGGGCCTCGGTCGGCTCGATCATCGGCTCCGGCTGGCTGTTCGGCGCGAAGAACGCCGTCGTCGCCGCCGGACCGGCGGCCCTCCTCTCCTGGGGCATCGGCGCCGTCGCGATCGTGCTGCTCGCCTTCGTGCACGCCGAGCTCGGCGGGATGTTCCCGGTCGCCGGTGGCACCGCGCGCTACCCGCACTACGCCTTCGGCGGCCTCGCCGGCATGTCCTTCGGCTGGTTCTCCTGGCTCCAGGCCGCCACCGTCGCCCCGATCGAGGTCGAGGCGATGATCGGCTACGCGGGCCACTGGCAGTTCGCCAAGAGCTTCCTGAACGCCAACGGCACCCTCACCACCAGCGGCTTCATCGTCGCGGTCCTGCTGATGGCTGTCTTCGTCGCGGTCAACTTCCTCGGTGTGCGGGTCCTGGCGGCCACCAACTCGATCGCGACCTGGCTCAAGATCGGCGTCCCGCTGCTCACGATCCTGGCGCTGTCGATCACCAACTTCCACGCCTCCAACTTCACCTCGCACGGCTTCGCGCCGTTCGGTGCCAAGGGCGTGCTCGCCGCGATCAGCTCCAGCGGCATCATCTTCGCGCTGCTCGGCTTCGAGCAGGCCATCCAGATCTCCGGTGAGAGCCGCAACCCCAAGCGCGACATCCCCCGCGCCGTGCTGGGCTCGGTCGCCATCGGCACCCTGATCTACGTCCTGCTGCAGGTCGCCTTCATCGGCTCGCTGCCGGTCAGCTCCTTCGTCAACGGCTGGGACAAGCTCGACTTCCCGGGCATCGAGGGTCCGTTCGCCGGCCTCGCCACCCTGGTCGGCCTCGGCTGGCTCTCCTGGGTGCTGTACTTCGACGCCATCGTCTCCCCCGGCGGCACCGGCCTGATCTACACCACCTCCACCTCCCGCATCTCCTACGGCCTGAGCAAGAACGGCTACGCGCCGCAGCAGTTCGAGAAGCTGGACAAGAACGGCGTGCCGTGGTTCGGCCTGGTCATGTCGTTCATCACCGGCGTGATCTGCTTCCTGCCCTTCCCGAGCTGGCAGGAGCTGGTCGGCTTCATCACCTCCGCCAGCGTGCTGATGTACGCCGGCGCGCCGCTCGCCTTCGGCGCGCTGCGCCGCCGGCTGCCCGACCGCGAGCGCTCCTACCGGCTGCCCTTCGGTGAGATCATCTCCCCGGCCGCGTTCGTGGTCTCCAGCCTGATCATCTACTGGTCCGGCTGGCACACCCTGTCCCGCCTGGGCATGGCGATCGTGCTCGGCTACGGCCTGCTCGGCAGCTACGCCTGGTACGCCACCCGCAAGGGCCTGCCGAACGCGCCCCGGCTGAGCTGGAAGTCCGCCCAGTGGCTGCCGGTCTACCTGCTGGGCCTCGGCCTGATCTCCTGGCAGGGCGGCTTCGGTGACGGCGCCGGCCGGATCCCGATGTGGTACGACATGGCCCTGGTCGCGGTGTTCGCGCTGGCCATCTACTTCTGGGCGATCCGGGTCGCCCTGCCCGCCGAGGCCATCGAGCGGGAGGTCGCCGACGTCGAGGTGGTCGACGCGGGCGGTCACTGACACCCCCTGAGTACCGAAGCACCGAAGGGCCCGCCGGTCGTCGCAC
The genomic region above belongs to Streptomyces sp. 1331.2 and contains:
- a CDS encoding APC family permease encodes the protein MASLNQISPPGQSTGAESGTTNRSLKRHVGLIGLMWASVGSIIGSGWLFGAKNAVVAAGPAALLSWGIGAVAIVLLAFVHAELGGMFPVAGGTARYPHYAFGGLAGMSFGWFSWLQAATVAPIEVEAMIGYAGHWQFAKSFLNANGTLTTSGFIVAVLLMAVFVAVNFLGVRVLAATNSIATWLKIGVPLLTILALSITNFHASNFTSHGFAPFGAKGVLAAISSSGIIFALLGFEQAIQISGESRNPKRDIPRAVLGSVAIGTLIYVLLQVAFIGSLPVSSFVNGWDKLDFPGIEGPFAGLATLVGLGWLSWVLYFDAIVSPGGTGLIYTTSTSRISYGLSKNGYAPQQFEKLDKNGVPWFGLVMSFITGVICFLPFPSWQELVGFITSASVLMYAGAPLAFGALRRRLPDRERSYRLPFGEIISPAAFVVSSLIIYWSGWHTLSRLGMAIVLGYGLLGSYAWYATRKGLPNAPRLSWKSAQWLPVYLLGLGLISWQGGFGDGAGRIPMWYDMALVAVFALAIYFWAIRVALPAEAIEREVADVEVVDAGGH